Proteins encoded within one genomic window of Spirulina major PCC 6313:
- a CDS encoding MBL fold metallo-hydrolase — MGAPDLIPSPSHSPLACRPYGVGHDGEGICLMVKMGPYRILLDCGLRDPAPLLTADAPPADLVFCSHAHRDHTRSLLPLAQQFPQLPIYTSEVTAQLLPFNWDITTTIPELACRPLPWRSPVHFFPDLTAQLFPAGHLPGAAVILLTYTTPERSYTVLYTGDFFLSNSRLAEGLSLETMRGSSPDVLIIEGSAGTARYPRRRQLEKQFLTQIEQALGAQKSVAIFAPPLGLAQEILMLLRSHHQFTGRELGIWVGPDIAQGCDAYLEILPHLPAAVQNFSRHQPLFWDDQILPTVSRFTDASTPAAPCVLLTNRMEDWQQLEARSPQAWTVLIPEHHHDVQVNIETFHYHEAVSIDSYTLTDHSDGRNTTQLIHNIRPQHILFVHGSPAAIAELTSLEELQSRYKLHAPRNAMTLELPVGDRFIQPAAPILTTYEGEISELDAMVNIALPSALSHNPIWSTFADTGLVEARWQGNELILRGLSQRELLRQSNANRIQAGQECCRNCQYLQGKTCQNPQSPLYGFTVTLDGYCPAFEAEPDRET; from the coding sequence ATGGGTGCGCCGGATCTGATTCCTAGCCCCAGCCATTCCCCCCTCGCCTGTCGTCCCTACGGTGTTGGCCACGATGGTGAGGGAATTTGTCTCATGGTGAAGATGGGGCCCTATCGTATTCTGCTCGACTGTGGCCTGCGCGATCCGGCTCCCCTCCTCACCGCCGACGCGCCCCCGGCGGATTTGGTGTTTTGTAGCCATGCCCATCGTGACCACACCCGCAGCCTCTTACCCCTGGCGCAGCAGTTTCCCCAGTTGCCGATCTACACCAGCGAGGTCACGGCGCAACTCTTGCCCTTTAATTGGGACATCACCACAACGATTCCAGAGTTGGCCTGTCGGCCGTTGCCGTGGCGATCGCCGGTGCATTTTTTCCCGGATTTAACGGCGCAACTGTTTCCGGCGGGCCATCTACCCGGTGCAGCGGTGATTTTGCTCACCTATACCACTCCCGAACGATCCTATACGGTGCTCTATACGGGGGATTTTTTCCTGTCTAACTCCCGCCTGGCCGAGGGTCTATCGCTGGAAACGATGCGAGGTTCATCGCCGGATGTGCTGATTATTGAAGGGTCTGCCGGAACCGCCCGCTATCCCCGTCGCCGCCAACTGGAAAAGCAATTTCTCACCCAAATTGAACAGGCCTTAGGGGCGCAAAAGTCCGTGGCCATTTTTGCGCCGCCCTTGGGGTTAGCCCAAGAAATTCTGATGTTGTTGCGATCGCACCACCAATTTACCGGGCGGGAGTTGGGGATTTGGGTCGGGCCGGACATTGCCCAGGGTTGCGATGCCTATCTGGAAATCTTGCCCCACTTGCCCGCAGCGGTGCAGAATTTTTCTCGCCATCAACCGCTGTTTTGGGATGACCAAATTTTACCCACAGTGAGCCGCTTCACGGACGCATCCACCCCCGCTGCGCCCTGTGTCTTGCTCACCAACCGGATGGAGGATTGGCAACAGTTGGAGGCGCGATCGCCCCAAGCCTGGACAGTGTTAATCCCAGAACATCACCACGATGTCCAAGTGAATATTGAAACCTTTCATTATCACGAGGCGGTCAGTATTGATTCCTACACCCTCACCGACCACAGTGACGGCCGCAACACGACGCAACTAATCCACAATATTCGCCCGCAACATATTCTGTTTGTCCATGGTTCACCGGCAGCGATCGCGGAACTCACCAGCCTCGAAGAATTGCAAAGCCGCTACAAACTCCACGCCCCCCGCAACGCCATGACCCTAGAGTTACCCGTGGGCGATCGCTTCATTCAACCCGCTGCCCCGATCCTCACCACCTATGAAGGCGAAATTAGCGAACTCGATGCGATGGTGAATATTGCCCTCCCCTCGGCCCTGAGCCATAACCCGATCTGGTCTACCTTTGCCGATACGGGCTTAGTGGAAGCCCGCTGGCAGGGGAATGAATTGATCCTGCGCGGCCTCTCTCAGCGGGAACTCTTGCGCCAAAGCAACGCCAATCGCATCCAAGCCGGTCAAGAATGTTGCCGCAATTGCCAATACTTGCAGGGCAAAACCTGTCAGAATCCTCAATCGCCCCTCTACGGATTCACCGTCACCCTAGACGGCTATTGCCCCGCCTTTGAAGCCGAGCCGGACCGGGAGACTTGA
- a CDS encoding tyrosine-type recombinase/integrase, whose amino-acid sequence MKIQGHGQAAILSTQEERRLFVALGTERDRAVFGICLYCGCRISEALQLQVQDVSPTAITFRKGTTKGKQRTRQVPTAPRLAMILANYRRPTEGYLFPGRRPGSHLQRCRADQILKVATQKAGLQGVSTHSFRRTALTRMHNAGVPLAVIREISGHQTLAALQRYLEVEPEQMVVAVGAI is encoded by the coding sequence ATGAAAATTCAAGGGCATGGGCAGGCGGCGATTTTGTCAACCCAGGAGGAGCGGCGCTTATTCGTGGCGTTGGGGACGGAGCGCGATCGCGCAGTGTTTGGGATTTGCTTGTATTGTGGCTGTCGAATTTCCGAGGCGTTGCAATTGCAGGTACAGGATGTGAGTCCGACGGCGATCACTTTTCGGAAAGGAACCACAAAGGGGAAACAGCGGACGCGGCAGGTGCCCACTGCGCCTCGGTTGGCGATGATTTTGGCGAATTATCGGCGACCGACCGAAGGGTATTTGTTTCCAGGGCGGCGACCGGGGAGCCATTTACAGCGGTGTCGGGCAGATCAGATTTTGAAGGTGGCGACCCAGAAAGCGGGACTCCAGGGGGTTTCGACCCATTCCTTTCGGCGCACCGCCTTAACGCGGATGCACAATGCCGGTGTACCGCTGGCGGTGATTCGGGAGATTTCGGGGCATCAGACGTTGGCGGCCTTGCAGCGATATTTAGAAGTAGAGCCAGAGCAGATGGTGGTGGCGGTGGGGGCGATTTAG